From the genome of Litoribacterium kuwaitense:
AAAAGTGTGTATAAGTTAGTGAAAGAAGGCGGACAAAATATTTTGGACATGTGGATGGCAGTAGCTCCCATCGTTATGGCCTTTGGACTTATCGCACTGATTGTTGCCGAAACAACCCCTGTCTTCCAGTGGTTAGGCATGCCATTTGTTCCTTTGCTAGAGCTATTACAAATCCCTTATGCCGAAGAAGCATCTGAAACGATTTTAGTCGGCTTTGCAGATATGTTTTTACCTTCGATTTTAGCCTCATCGATTGAAGCGGAGATCACACGTTTCATCATTGCGGCACTATCCGTCACGCAGTTGATTTATATGTCGGAGGTCGGCGGGTTATTAATTGGGTCCAAAGTGCCCGTGTCCTTTAAAGATTTGGTCGTAATCTTCTTACTGCGTACATTAATCACTTTACCTGTCATTGCACTCATCGCGCATATCATCTTTTAAATGAAGAAAACTTAGCTTTTCGCCAAAATGTTATGGTGAGAGCTAAGTTTTTTTACGATAAAGCCTAGAGATTTATGCTTTTGTGTAGGTGTTACAAACAAAAAACGCTTTTAAATCTCATACACTCTTTAGTTTAAGTGAATCCTTCACTATTACATGTCACTTGAAAAAATTAGCCGTGCCTATAAAATTGATAACATGAATGCTACTCAAAACCTAAGGATTTATAAAAAGGGTCATTGGAGTATATCTGCGTAGGGACTTATACTTTTATATTCAGCTTCTCTGAAATCCTGCATCACTCTCCAATCTATCCAATAAAAAAACAGACATAGCCTCCTCAGAGCTGCATCTGTTTCAACGTCGTGTATTTCAAGAGGAAACCCCAGCGATGCTTGCATTAAGCAGAAGACGTTCCCTTAGTTTGCCATGAGTAGGTATAACATAAAACAAGTTTCCCTACGTATTAACGAAAGCTGCGCCTTTACCAATCAGATGATTAAAATAGAGCAATCTCAAATAGCATCGTTAATAAAGAAAGCACAAGGAAATAAAGAGAAAGTCGAAAGTTGCTCGAAGCCCATCTCGCTTCATTTTTTGTAAACAACCCTTGTAGACATGCGATGAACCAAACGATTAACAGTATACTAGAAATGGTCAAATATCCTACGCCAACGTAATTATAATCAAATAACAAATAGTTAATGAAAAACAAGCTTACAACATACGGCAGCATCTGGATTTTTGTGCGTGATACACCTTTTATAACAGGGAGTAGTGGATATCCTGCTGCTCGGTATTCTTCTTTTTTCAAAATCCCAAGTGACCAAAAATGCGGTGGTTGCCATAAAAAAAGAAATAAGAATAATAGCCACGCCCCGGGCTCCAACTCATTTGAAAAACCACAGTAGCCGATCATTGGTGGCATAGATCCAGAAATACCTCCGATTGAAGTACTCCAGGTTGATGTTGGTTTAAGCCAAGCCGTATAGATCACTACATAAAAAAAAAGTCCAATGAAGCCTAAGACCGCGCTTAATGGGTTAACGAAAATATACAAAGTAGCCATTCCAACAAACCCCGTCAAAATCCCAACGATCAATACATTCCTTGGCCTCAATCGTCCACTCGGTAACGGGCGATCACGAGTCCGCTCCATTTTTAAATCTCGTACACGATCCAAAAAATTATTTAACATCGAAGCAGACGCAACAACGAATGTTGTGCCAAACATAATGAATATTAAAGCTAAGTCATCAAACTGCAATCTTGAAGCGAGACCATAACCAGCAAACGCACAAAATAAATTAGAAGCCAAAATTCCTGGTTTAGTTATAGAAATCCAATCTCTCCATGGTTGGTTTTCTATGAACGATTGGTCTAAGGCTCCACTGCTGTTCTGCATTTTGTTCCACCTCATATCTTCCAGAAAAAATAATGTTGGAGGAGGTATCTGGATTCGAACCAGAAGTCAGGGTTTTGCCGACCCTTGCCTTACCTTTTGGCTATACCTCCACGGGAAATGATGAACTAATGATTCTTGGTAGTTCAATCTTATCCATTTTCTTTCATAGGATCAATACTAACAATGATATAATAACGATTAGTTTTGCCTATGATTAAAATTCTCCATCTCAAATGGATATTTGGACTATCGTTTCTGTCGGTATACCTTTTTCCGGTTCCTTCAATGAATCAATCAAGAACTATAATGATTCCTTTTGACATAACGCATTCAGCGAATCAACTTATATGAGACCCCAAAGAAGTTTAATCTTTTTTCACTAGTCATACTCATTTAGGAATCAAATTGACCTGGGTACTTCCTTTCCTTTCTTCTCTTTAAAATTGCTGCAATGCAAAAATGATCGCTTCACTGACTGAAGAAGAATTCCCTCCACATCAAATACAACGGCTTGCACCATGGTAATAACCTCTTTTTTCCACAGACAAAGCTCACGATAAATGATTAGCAATCCAATATCATTTACCGTATAATAATTAAAAAAACCTATCATTATATGTTATATCCCCAAGGAGGAAATCAAGTGGAGCTGAAGCAATTGGAATACTTCATGACTTTAAGTCAGGAATTGCACTTTACCCGCGCGGCCGAAAAACTCGGCATTACTCAACCTTCACTTAGCCAGCAAATTCGGTTGCTTGAACACGAGATCGGCATGCCTCTCTTTGATCGCGTTGGCAAGAAAACAATGATGACCGAAGCAGGTCGAGCGTTGTTACATCATGGATATAATGTGTTTCATGAACTCTCACAAGCGCAGGCAGCCATCAGTGAACTACAAGGTTTAAAGAGAGGTACATTGAAAATTGGCGCGCTTCTGACCGTTGTTAATTATTTGCTTCCTCCAACTGTGATGGAATTCCATAACAGTTATCCCAATGTAGAGCTTTCTGTACTTGGGTTGCGAACCGGTGATATCTATGACGGACTGCTGCAAAATGAGCTTGATCTGGGAATTGTTTTTTTACCAATGATGCATGAAGATCTTGAAACTATCCCACTTTATGAGGAAAATCTTGCCCTTGCGGTAGCTAAAGACCATCCCATCGCCAAAGCAGCGTTTGTCACACTTGATATTTTAAAAGAAACGCCCTCTGTTCTACTGCCGAATACTTATTTTTTACGACAAGTCATTGATGATCAATGTCGATCACTAGCATTCACGCCCCAACCAGTGCTAGAAATGACAACAATGGAATCGATCATAACAATGGTTGGCAATGGCGTCGGCGTGACTATTCTGCCAAGAGGTTACTTAGATTATATTCATAATCCTCAAATTTGTACGATTCCGCTAAAAAGCCCGGTACTCACGACACAAATTGGTGTCGTATATCGTAAAAATAAACATTTATGTGCAGCCAGTCGTGTATTCATGGAACAATTGGTTGCGACGGTAAAGAGCAGAAACTTTTAAGTCGTTCTACTTTCAGTAATACTACAGATATTAGACTTTTTGTCATTCCTGCGGAAACACTCGATAGACTCCCCGTTATTGATAATTAGCCTTTTGATCAATGTCATTCCTCCCACTTCCTAAAGGTGGAGCTCCAGGGCGAGAGGAAGGGCAGCGAACTCTCTGACAACAGGGAAATAGCAGATAACTTAGCGGCTTCTATTTGGTAGACCGCAGCTTGCGTAGAAAACCAACTAACCGCCCATCTCCTTTTCCTTTTAATAAAAATTCTCTTCGTCGCCCATCATAGGTAAGAGTGCATTATTTTTATAACCAACTCATTCCCCTTTATGAACAGCCTAATCGTTCAGTTCAAATGTATCGAGCAAATGTATTAAAAGGGTATTGGAATATTCAAGCAGAGACATCTGATCTATCATTGATCTGGATGTTGGATATATCTACCTGGTTCAATTTCATCACTACAATATTCAATCAAGTTTTTGATGCTGTCATTGCTGCTCTCCAGATGAAACTGCAGCCCAACCACATGCCCATTGTACTCGAATGCTTGATTAGCGCAACCAAGACTGATTGCAGCCGTCTTCACTTCATCAGGTAATTCAAACGTATCTCCATGCCAGTGAAAAGGAATATACTCGTGTGGAAAGTGCTTAAAAAACACAGTATCTTGAGATTTTTTTGTCATTTTCACGGAATGCCAGCCAATTTCCTTATACGCATTTCTATATACTTTTCCACCAAGCGCTTCAGCAATTAACTGTGCGCCCAAGCATATACCAAGCACCAACTTTTGCTGTCTAATCGTTTCGTTAATAAATGCCTTCTCTTGAACAAGCCATGGAAAACGTTTCTCTTCGTATACCCCCATCGGACCGCCCAAGACGATGAGCAGATCGAACTCCGACTGGAGTGGAAAGTGTGTGCTTTCATATAATGAAGTACCACTTAACGTATGGCCTTTATCCCTCACCCAATCCGCTATTCGTTCTGGCGATTCGAACGGAACATGCTGCAAATAATGAACCCTCATCATCACACTTCCTTAAAGTATTCTTTCGTTTTGTTCAAAGCAAAGAGAAACTGATCTACCTCCCCTTCTGTATTGTATAAATAAAAGCTGGCACGAGCCGTCGCGCTTGCACCTAAATGTCTCATCAACGGTTGACAACAATGATGCCCTGCGCGAATTGCTACACCATACATATCCAGAACCGTGGCCAGATCATGTGGATGAATCTTGCCCACATTAAACGTCACCAGGCCAACTCGTCCTTCTACCGGACCATACATCGTCAAATGCTCGATTTGTTTCATCTGTTCTACCGCATAACGGGTCAATTGTTTATCGTGCGCCTCGATGACATCCAATCCGATTTGCTCAAGAAAATCGATAGCCACGCCCAGACCAATTGCACCTGCGATCATCGGCGTTCCCCCTTCGAACTTCCACGGAAGCTCCTTCCAAGAGGCATCATACAAACCCACATCGGCGATCATTTCTCCGCCAAATTCAATCGGTTCCATCTGCTCAAGATAAGTCTTTTTCCCATATAGCACTCCGATGCCTGTTGGCCCGCACATTTTATGCCCCGAGAAGACATAGAAATCACAATCCAATTCTTGAACGTCCACCTTGAGATGTGCAATGCTCTGGGCTCCATCAACCATAACGACTGCGCCATGCTTATGAGCAATTGTTGCGATTTGCTTCACGGGATTAACGATGCCCAATACATTAGACATGTGGGATACAGACACGATTTTCGTACGATCTGTAATCGTGTTCTCTACGGCTTCGATTGAAAAGGTTCCGTCAGCTTGCAGCGGAATATATTTTAACACTGCACCTGTCGCCTTTGCCGCTTGTTGCCAGGGAAGGAGATTGCTATGATGCTCCATGGCAGAGACAACAATCTCATCTCCTTCTTTGCATATCTCTCGTACATAACTGCTTGCAACAAGGTTAATGGATGAAGTGGTTCCGCGCGTAAAAATCACTTCCTCCGTCCGTTTTGCATGGATAAACTGAGCTACTTTGATTCGCGCCCCTTCATAGGCTTCGGTTGCACGGGAACCTAACGTATGAACACCCCGGTGGACGTTCGCATTATCCTGTTCATAATAGTGTTTTAAGGCTTCGATGACTTGAATCGGTTTTTGTGCGGATGCTGCACTGTCCAGATAGGCAAGCGGGTAACTGTTAATAGCTTGGTCCAAAATAGGGAAAAATTCCCTGATGCGAGAAATGTCCAATGTCCTCATCCTTTATTGCTGATTTTAGCCAGCGCTTGATAATGAGCCCTGATCGTCCTTTCAATATCCTCGTCACGATGAGCTACCGAGACGAAACCCACCTCGTAAGGTGTAGGAGCCGTTAAAATGCCATTATCTAGCATGACTTTATAATAGGCTTTAAATAGCTGCATATTTGCACCTTTAGCTGTATCGTAGTCCACAACCTCCTGCTCCGAAAAAAAGACTGAAAACATGGAGCCAACCCTGTTTATTTCGAGAGGTATGCCCGTCAGTTCAGCATTTTGCCTAAAACCCTCTGCCAATCTAGTTGTTTTTCTTTCCAAGTCCTCATACAAACCTGGCTCTTCAAGCAAGCGTAGTGTTGTATATCCTGCCGCCATCGCAAGCGGATTGCCTGACAATGTTCCCGCTTGATAGATCGCCCCAACAGGAGCAATCTTTTCCATAATCTCGCGTTTACCGCCGTAAGCTCCAACGGGCAAGCCACCTCCAATGATCTTACCAAGACACGTAAGATCCGGAGTAATCCCATAGAGTCCTTGCGCGCCATAGTATCCTACACGATACCCTGTCATCACTTCATCAAAAATAAGCAGGCTACCATACTGCTCGGTAATCTCGCGTAACCCCTGAAGAAATTCGGGAGCCGGCGGAATAACTCCCATGTTTCCCGCAACAGGCTCGACGATCACAGCCGCAATTTGTTCCCCACATTGTTCAAACAGAAAGCGAACGCTGTCCATGCTATTATATGGTGCTGTAAGTGTATGAGCCGTCACATTATCGGGTACTCCTAGGCTATCCGGCAACCCTAAGGTCGCTGGCCCCGATCCTGACTTGATTAATAGAGCATCGGCATGTCCGTGGTATCCACCTTGAAATTTCACAATTTTTTGTCTTTTTGTATACCCCCTGGCCAACCGCAATGCGCTCATTGAAGCTTCCGTACCGGAACTCACCATACGCACCATCTCAATAGATGGCATACTTTTGCATATCAGCTCAGCCATTTTAACTTCAATCTCCGTAGACAAACCAAAACTAGTTCCACAAGACGCTGCTTCCTTGATCGCAGCCACCACTTCAGGACGAGCATGACCAAGAATCAAAGGCCCCCACGAGCCGATATAATCAATAAATTCGTTTCCATCAACATCGAACATGCGCGCACCTTGACCTTTTGCAGCAAAAACCGGTGTTAAGCCTACTGTTGAAAATGCACGAACCGGGCTGTTTACTCCACCTGGTACGACCCTCTTTGCTTGCTCAAAAGCGGTTTTAGAATACGAGTCCTTTCTTCTTGTGCCTAGATTCATAAAAATCCCCCTCGTCTAAATCGTTTTGTTTCGCTAGCTACCTTGATGTTTTTTTACTGTTCAACCTTGTGACCCTATTACAGGCCAACCGGCTTCAAGATACTTATATATGAATCGGATATGTTGCTCCGCTATGACTTCCTCGGGTAATCAAATCGGAAGACTTGAAGGATACAAACGCGATATCAGAATCAATTTTTTAATTAGTCTTAAATGGAACCATATCATTGTTTAATTCAATCATTTTCACAATAACGATAGAGTTTACCTATAATTAATGAAAGGAATAAAGTCCGATGCAAGGATCGTATTCACCCATCATCATTTTAGACTTTGAATGAGGAGTATGTTCAGAACACTCTTGAGTGGGGCAGATACGTTTCGACCGCCTCGATGCTGAGGAACAAATATCATAACATGCGTATATTGATAGTTCTTTCTTATAGATAGCATGCAAAGCGAGGTCAGTCAAAGTATCTGTGAAATATGTTGACAAATGAAGGCGCTTTTTAGGGCACCTTCTTTACGGTGTTGTTTAACTTTTTACATCCTCGAGACTTGCACCGAAATTGATATGGTACACATTTCCGGCAATCACCAAGGCTGGAACGGATTTAACCCCCGCCTTCTCCGCTTCTTCAATTCGATTTTGTGCTGTACCAAGATGCACAATTTCGACCGTAAGTTTTGATTTGTCAAGATAATCAACCACCACTTGCTCTGCATCTACACAAACTGGACAACCTGCATGATAAAAAATTGCTTGTGCCATACTCATTCACTCCTTCGTATTTTTAAGGTAGCTTTGCTACTTCATTTAAGTATAGAAACGAATATAGGCTTCATCAATTTGAAATTGCTTATCGTTATCATAGGCAAATGCAATGGTTATTCAGCTATTCCGCAATTGGGTATGCAGATGTTGAAATGAACGACGAAGGCAAATACAATAGTAATTCAGCCGTTCCTCTTTTGAAATTCAGTCAGAAAATCCGCCAGTGCTTTGCAATGTTCATAAGGCACCGCATTATAAATGGAAGCACGAAGATGCCCGGCAGCCTGATGACCTTTCAGACCTAGAAAACCTTCCTGCTCCAGTTCACTAAGCAACTTGTTTTCCATGTCCGAACTGGCTGCACGAAAGGTCACATTCATCACGGACCTGCTGTCCTTATAAGCCAATCCTTTATAAAATCCACCGCTATTGTCGAGTACCTGATAGAGTAAGTCCGCTTTTTGCTGGTTGCGGATAGCAACACGCTGCACCCCTCCTTGATTCACAATCCACTTCAATACAAGGTTCAACATATACACAGAAAAAACGGGCGGCGTGTTGTAGAGCGAATGATGTTTGACCTGTGTGCGATAACTTAATATATCGGGAATATTTTCCGGAATGTGCTCTAGCAATGAGCGATGGATAATGACGATCGTAACGCCTGCAGGTCCCAAATTTTTCTGAGCGCCTGCATAAATTAATGAAAATCGGGATGGCTCAAGGGGACGAGAAAAAATATCGCTAGACATATCAACGACTAAAGGAACATGCCCCGTATCAGGGAAACTTCGGCATTGTATGCCGTCAATCGTTTCGTTGGATGTGAGATGGACATACGCCATCTCATTTGGAATATTCATCTTGCTTAATTCAGGCATCTGTTTGAAACGCTGCTTCTCCCCACTTGCCAACACAAGGGTTTTCCCTATTTTCTGCGCTTCTTGCCATGCCTTTCCCGACCATGTCCCACAATGGATATACCCCGCTACTTTTCCTTCTGTCAAAAAGTTGAGCGGCACCATCGAAAATTGCAGGCTTGCCCCTCCATGAAGAAATAAAACCTCATAATCTGAAGAGAGATTCATCAACTCTTTGATTAACTGTTGCGCTTCATGGTGGATAGATTCGTATGCTCTGCTTCGATGGGAGATTTCCAGAATAGATGCACCAATCCCTTGATAATTTCGCAATTCCTCTTGTGCTTCCTGTAGAACTTCCCGCGGCAACGCTCCCGGACCCGCATTAAAATTATAGGTATTCGCCATCGCTCATCACTCCTGTAAACCTTCATATAAAGGGAATTGTGATGTGATTTCCTGCACCGTTCTTCGTACTTGCTCCTTCATATCATAATGATCAGGATTTTTAAGTATAAGTCCAATAAGCCGAGCAATGTCTTTCATTTCTTTAGTTCCCAATCCTCTTGTTGTCATAGCTGGAGTCCCGAGGCGAATGCCGCTCGTCACAAGCGGGCTTGCCGTATCATAAGGAATCGCATTTTTATTTGCTGTAATCCCCACCTCATCAAGGATGCATTCAGCTTCTTTTCCATTTAGTCCGATCGGTCGCAGATCAAGCAGAATCATATGATTGTCCGTCCCACCCGACACAACGGTTAACCCTTCATTTAATAAGGCTTCCGCCAATGCTTTCGCATTCATGAGCACTTTTTCGATATAAGATTTGAATTCCGGTTGCAACGCTTCGCCAAACGCAACCGCTTTTGCTGCAATGGCATGAATAAGTGGACCGCCCTGGACTCCAGGAAAGAGCGCTTTATCAATCGCTTGCGCCCACGGCTTACGGCACATGATGATACCGCCCCTTGGACCTCGCAGCGTTTTATGCGTTGTCGTCGTAACTAAGTGCGCGTGAGGAATGGGGTTAGGATGAAAACCTGCTGCGACAATGCCTGCAATATGCGCCATATCCACAAAAA
Proteins encoded in this window:
- a CDS encoding LysR family transcriptional regulator; amino-acid sequence: MELKQLEYFMTLSQELHFTRAAEKLGITQPSLSQQIRLLEHEIGMPLFDRVGKKTMMTEAGRALLHHGYNVFHELSQAQAAISELQGLKRGTLKIGALLTVVNYLLPPTVMEFHNSYPNVELSVLGLRTGDIYDGLLQNELDLGIVFLPMMHEDLETIPLYEENLALAVAKDHPIAKAAFVTLDILKETPSVLLPNTYFLRQVIDDQCRSLAFTPQPVLEMTTMESIITMVGNGVGVTILPRGYLDYIHNPQICTIPLKSPVLTTQIGVVYRKNKHLCAASRVFMEQLVATVKSRNF
- the serC gene encoding 3-phosphoserine/phosphohydroxythreonine transaminase, which translates into the protein MANTYNFNAGPGALPREVLQEAQEELRNYQGIGASILEISHRSRAYESIHHEAQQLIKELMNLSSDYEVLFLHGGASLQFSMVPLNFLTEGKVAGYIHCGTWSGKAWQEAQKIGKTLVLASGEKQRFKQMPELSKMNIPNEMAYVHLTSNETIDGIQCRSFPDTGHVPLVVDMSSDIFSRPLEPSRFSLIYAGAQKNLGPAGVTIVIIHRSLLEHIPENIPDILSYRTQVKHHSLYNTPPVFSVYMLNLVLKWIVNQGGVQRVAIRNQQKADLLYQVLDNSGGFYKGLAYKDSRSVMNVTFRAASSDMENKLLSELEQEGFLGLKGHQAAGHLRASIYNAVPYEHCKALADFLTEFQKRNG
- the hemL gene encoding glutamate-1-semialdehyde 2,1-aminomutase translates to MNLGTRRKDSYSKTAFEQAKRVVPGGVNSPVRAFSTVGLTPVFAAKGQGARMFDVDGNEFIDYIGSWGPLILGHARPEVVAAIKEAASCGTSFGLSTEIEVKMAELICKSMPSIEMVRMVSSGTEASMSALRLARGYTKRQKIVKFQGGYHGHADALLIKSGSGPATLGLPDSLGVPDNVTAHTLTAPYNSMDSVRFLFEQCGEQIAAVIVEPVAGNMGVIPPAPEFLQGLREITEQYGSLLIFDEVMTGYRVGYYGAQGLYGITPDLTCLGKIIGGGLPVGAYGGKREIMEKIAPVGAIYQAGTLSGNPLAMAAGYTTLRLLEEPGLYEDLERKTTRLAEGFRQNAELTGIPLEINRVGSMFSVFFSEQEVVDYDTAKGANMQLFKAYYKVMLDNGILTAPTPYEVGFVSVAHRDEDIERTIRAHYQALAKISNKG
- a CDS encoding thioredoxin family protein; its protein translation is MAQAIFYHAGCPVCVDAEQVVVDYLDKSKLTVEIVHLGTAQNRIEEAEKAGVKSVPALVIAGNVYHINFGASLEDVKS
- a CDS encoding type 1 glutamine amidotransferase; translation: MRVHYLQHVPFESPERIADWVRDKGHTLSGTSLYESTHFPLQSEFDLLIVLGGPMGVYEEKRFPWLVQEKAFINETIRQQKLVLGICLGAQLIAEALGGKVYRNAYKEIGWHSVKMTKKSQDTVFFKHFPHEYIPFHWHGDTFELPDEVKTAAISLGCANQAFEYNGHVVGLQFHLESSNDSIKNLIEYCSDEIEPGRYIQHPDQ
- a CDS encoding cysteine desulfurase: MDISRIREFFPILDQAINSYPLAYLDSAASAQKPIQVIEALKHYYEQDNANVHRGVHTLGSRATEAYEGARIKVAQFIHAKRTEEVIFTRGTTSSINLVASSYVREICKEGDEIVVSAMEHHSNLLPWQQAAKATGAVLKYIPLQADGTFSIEAVENTITDRTKIVSVSHMSNVLGIVNPVKQIATIAHKHGAVVMVDGAQSIAHLKVDVQELDCDFYVFSGHKMCGPTGIGVLYGKKTYLEQMEPIEFGGEMIADVGLYDASWKELPWKFEGGTPMIAGAIGLGVAIDFLEQIGLDVIEAHDKQLTRYAVEQMKQIEHLTMYGPVEGRVGLVTFNVGKIHPHDLATVLDMYGVAIRAGHHCCQPLMRHLGASATARASFYLYNTEGEVDQFLFALNKTKEYFKEV
- the cyoE gene encoding heme o synthase, which gives rise to MQNSSGALDQSFIENQPWRDWISITKPGILASNLFCAFAGYGLASRLQFDDLALIFIMFGTTFVVASASMLNNFLDRVRDLKMERTRDRPLPSGRLRPRNVLIVGILTGFVGMATLYIFVNPLSAVLGFIGLFFYVVIYTAWLKPTSTWSTSIGGISGSMPPMIGYCGFSNELEPGAWLLFLFLFLWQPPHFWSLGILKKEEYRAAGYPLLPVIKGVSRTKIQMLPYVVSLFFINYLLFDYNYVGVGYLTISSILLIVWFIACLQGLFTKNEARWASSNFRLSLYFLVLSLLTMLFEIALF